A portion of the Streptomyces platensis genome contains these proteins:
- a CDS encoding bifunctional DNA primase/polymerase, which yields MTPDPWRGARPDPSGGKQPDPRAEQKPDPRAHRQPDPWADLRPARPTEAPTTAPGDRPPTAPMDPAAPVDASATALTDPPAAALTQALLAAEAGYPVMPLTRSKLPAIRSPHRGHPEVPTCRGACGWLGHGVHDASTDPLTVRRMFAAAPWATGYGIACGRPPHHLIGIDLDTKNGADGLTALRFLAEEHGFPLPPTVTVLTPSGGRHLWFTGPPSPPIPNSVGRLAPGIDVRGAGGYLVGPGSLTTHGRYVLATNTPPRPAPVPNTLLTLLTAPPPPAHREPPYGVPPQPAAALIRFVRASPRGQRNARLFWAACRAQESGLVQELAARLTEAACHTGLPAEEARATIASATRRG from the coding sequence ATGACGCCTGACCCATGGCGCGGCGCGAGACCCGACCCGTCGGGCGGCAAGCAACCGGATCCGCGGGCCGAGCAGAAGCCCGACCCGAGGGCCCACCGGCAGCCCGACCCGTGGGCCGACCTGCGCCCCGCCCGACCCACGGAGGCGCCCACCACCGCGCCCGGGGACCGGCCCCCCACCGCGCCCATGGACCCGGCCGCCCCCGTGGACGCATCCGCCACCGCGCTCACAGACCCGCCCGCCGCCGCGCTCACCCAGGCGCTGCTCGCCGCCGAGGCCGGCTACCCCGTCATGCCGCTGACCCGCAGCAAGCTCCCCGCCATCCGGTCCCCGCACCGCGGGCACCCCGAGGTCCCGACCTGCCGCGGCGCCTGCGGCTGGCTCGGGCACGGCGTACACGACGCGAGCACCGACCCGCTCACCGTCCGCCGTATGTTCGCCGCCGCGCCTTGGGCCACCGGCTACGGCATCGCCTGCGGACGGCCCCCGCACCACCTCATCGGCATCGACCTCGACACCAAGAACGGCGCCGACGGCCTGACCGCCCTCCGGTTCCTCGCCGAAGAGCACGGCTTCCCGCTCCCGCCGACCGTCACGGTCCTGACCCCCAGCGGCGGCCGCCACCTCTGGTTCACCGGCCCGCCGTCCCCACCCATACCGAATTCGGTCGGCCGACTGGCCCCCGGCATCGACGTCCGCGGCGCGGGCGGCTATCTCGTCGGCCCCGGCTCACTCACCACCCACGGCCGGTACGTTCTCGCGACGAACACACCACCCCGCCCCGCCCCCGTGCCGAACACCCTGCTCACCCTCCTCACGGCCCCGCCCCCGCCCGCCCACCGCGAGCCGCCCTACGGCGTCCCGCCCCAGCCCGCCGCGGCGCTCATACGCTTCGTCCGGGCCTCCCCGCGCGGCCAACGCAATGCCCGCCTCTTCTGGGCCGCCTGCCGCGCCCAGGAATCCGGCCTCGTCCAGGAACTCGCCGCCAGGCTCACCGAGGCCGCCTGCCACACCGGCCTGCCCGCAGAGGAGGCCCGAGCGACGATCGCCTCGGCGACCCGCCGCGGTTAG
- a CDS encoding acyl-CoA dehydrogenase family protein, producing MHLAPTARQERLRAALRSYFRELLPDGPVEDAAAQRAVLRRIGADGMLGLGWPTAYGGQGRGPDEQFVFFDEAYRAGAPVSMVTLNTVGPTLMKYGTQQQKDYFLPRILSGELVFAIGYTEPEAGTDLAALRTRAVKRPGAGRATKGAEGFDDASGPGSTTEGAGASGITDDAHWLINGTKSFTSNAHRADWIWLACRTDPDAPKHRGISIILVPTDAPGFSWTPIETVGGLTTTATYYDGIRVPAGNLVGEENAGWQLITNQLNHERVALAALGMQAEDALDAALAYACTPDRETGERPADRPWVRSRLAEAHARLAATRLLNWRLVDEVGAGRLSPGDASGVKFAGTESTVEVYRMCQEVAGDAALVRAGSPGVLGDGELERMNRAAQINTFGGGVSEVQREIVATMRLGMRRGRR from the coding sequence GTGCACCTCGCCCCCACCGCGCGCCAAGAGCGGCTGCGTGCCGCACTCCGTTCGTACTTCCGGGAGCTGCTGCCGGACGGGCCGGTCGAGGACGCCGCGGCGCAGCGTGCGGTACTGCGCCGGATCGGCGCCGACGGCATGCTGGGCCTGGGCTGGCCGACCGCGTACGGCGGGCAGGGGCGCGGCCCCGACGAGCAGTTCGTGTTCTTCGACGAGGCGTACCGCGCGGGCGCCCCGGTCTCGATGGTCACCCTCAACACCGTCGGCCCGACCCTGATGAAGTACGGCACCCAGCAGCAGAAGGACTACTTCCTGCCGCGCATCCTCAGTGGCGAGCTCGTCTTCGCGATCGGCTATACGGAGCCCGAGGCCGGCACAGACCTTGCCGCACTCCGCACCCGCGCGGTGAAGCGACCGGGCGCGGGTCGCGCCACTAAGGGAGCCGAGGGCTTCGACGACGCCTCGGGCCCCGGCAGCACCACCGAGGGCGCGGGTGCCAGTGGCATCACCGACGACGCCCACTGGCTGATCAACGGCACCAAGAGCTTCACCAGCAACGCCCACCGGGCCGACTGGATCTGGCTCGCCTGTCGCACCGACCCCGACGCGCCCAAGCACCGGGGGATCTCGATCATCCTGGTGCCGACCGACGCCCCCGGTTTCTCGTGGACGCCCATCGAAACCGTCGGCGGGCTGACGACCACCGCCACGTACTACGACGGCATACGCGTCCCGGCCGGGAACCTCGTAGGGGAGGAGAACGCCGGCTGGCAGCTGATCACCAATCAGCTCAACCATGAGCGCGTCGCGTTGGCCGCCCTCGGTATGCAGGCCGAGGACGCCCTGGACGCGGCGCTGGCGTACGCCTGTACGCCGGACCGGGAGACCGGCGAGCGGCCCGCCGACCGCCCCTGGGTGCGGTCCCGGCTCGCCGAGGCGCACGCCCGGCTGGCCGCCACCCGGCTGCTGAACTGGCGGCTGGTCGACGAGGTGGGCGCCGGGAGGCTCAGCCCCGGGGACGCCAGCGGTGTCAAGTTCGCGGGGACGGAGAGCACCGTCGAGGTCTACCGGATGTGCCAGGAGGTGGCCGGGGACGCCGCCCTGGTACGGGCCGGTTCGCCGGGCGTCCTCGGGGACGGGGAGCTGGAGCGGATGAACCGTGCGGCGCAGATCAACACCTTCGGGGGCGGCGTGAGCGAGGTACAGCGGGAGATTGTCGCGACGATGCGGCTGGGGATGCGGAGGGGGCGGCGATGA
- a CDS encoding bifunctional MaoC family dehydratase N-terminal/OB-fold nucleic acid binding domain-containing protein has translation MSPVQLAYEQLKSYEGRPTSAPGVGKDLVNEPMIRHWCEAVGDANPAYRGPDAVAPPTMLQAWTMGGLSGHADRSGAYDELSGLLDGAGYTSIVATDCEQEYLRPLRPGDRITFDSVIESVSECKTTKLGVGHFITTRMDIRADGEPAGTHRFRVLKYAPAARLPKTEERPQEAVDQSSKTAERRPQADDRPSRTDQRLTPPQQPQPRRPRPVINRDNAGFWEGVRGHRLLIQRCTGCRTLRFPWLPGCNTCGSPEWDTVEASGSGTVFSYVVMHHPPFPAFTAPDAPPGAPPDAPADGTGPDGTGSGATGPDATAPGAAGAAGSGTASPYAVGLIELAEGVRMVSNIVGVPYDKVRIGMAVRLEFLRADEELELPVFRVTEGGEG, from the coding sequence ATGAGCCCGGTGCAGCTCGCATACGAGCAGCTCAAGTCCTATGAGGGCCGGCCGACCTCGGCCCCCGGCGTGGGTAAGGATCTGGTCAACGAGCCGATGATCCGGCACTGGTGCGAGGCCGTGGGCGACGCCAACCCCGCCTACCGGGGGCCGGACGCCGTCGCTCCGCCGACCATGCTTCAGGCCTGGACGATGGGCGGCCTCTCCGGCCACGCGGACCGCTCGGGGGCGTACGACGAGCTGTCCGGGCTGCTGGACGGCGCCGGGTACACCTCCATCGTGGCCACCGACTGCGAGCAGGAGTATCTGCGGCCGCTGCGGCCCGGTGACCGGATCACCTTCGACTCGGTGATCGAGTCGGTGTCGGAGTGCAAGACCACGAAGCTGGGGGTCGGACACTTCATCACGACGCGGATGGATATCCGGGCGGACGGCGAACCGGCCGGGACGCATCGCTTCCGGGTCCTCAAGTACGCGCCGGCGGCGCGGCTTCCCAAGACGGAGGAGCGGCCTCAAGAGGCGGTGGACCAGTCCTCCAAGACGGCGGAGCGGCGTCCCCAGGCGGACGACCGGCCCTCCAGGACCGACCAGCGACTGACGCCACCCCAGCAGCCCCAGCCCCGTCGCCCCCGCCCCGTCATCAATCGCGACAACGCCGGCTTCTGGGAGGGCGTCCGTGGGCACCGGCTGCTGATTCAGCGCTGTACGGGCTGCCGGACGCTGCGCTTCCCCTGGTTGCCGGGGTGCAACACCTGTGGGTCACCGGAGTGGGACACCGTCGAGGCGAGCGGCTCGGGGACGGTCTTCTCCTACGTCGTGATGCACCACCCGCCTTTCCCTGCCTTCACGGCGCCCGACGCACCGCCCGGCGCACCGCCCGACGCACCGGCCGACGGGACGGGCCCGGACGGGACGGGCTCGGGCGCGACCGGCCCGGACGCGACGGCCCCTGGCGCGGCAGGTGCAGCAGGGTCCGGCACCGCGAGCCCCTACGCGGTCGGGCTGATCGAGCTTGCGGAGGGGGTGCGGATGGTCAGCAACATCGTCGGCGTCCCCTACGACAAGGTGCGGATCGGGATGGCCGTACGGCTCGAATTCCTGCGCGCGGATGAGGAGTTGGAGCTCCCCGTCTTCCGGGTGACCGAAGGCGGTGAGGGGTGA
- a CDS encoding acyl-CoA dehydrogenase family protein has translation MDFTPTPEQTAARELAAEIFGDLSTPERLAAGGSGTDAALWKALCAAGLPGAAEETGLLGLVLMLEEQGRTTAQVPFAATCVYGLLAIGAHGSAEQRARLLPPLRTGEAVATGAFPARHGGVRAEGTADGTADLTANGTADGTADPTANGTGRLTGVVPVVPWLCAATHVLVPDGATRTLWLVRTDAPGVRRDPVETTAPWSAGRLTLDGAPAERLGPDTPAEPLAADAPAERLAPPAPAERLVSDAYAYAYADILALARTAFAGLQAGVAAGSLARAVAHTTTREQFGRPLSTNQGVLLRAADAHMDIEAIRVTAYEAAWRRDAGLDAGPHALTAAWWASEAGTRVVHTGQHLHGGIGADLDHPVHRHFLWGRQLAGYLGPGAEILEQLGELLTGERPATTGSAEPADRPAFANDSTPAPRPTPSPRTEAP, from the coding sequence ATGGACTTCACGCCCACCCCGGAACAGACGGCGGCCCGTGAGCTGGCCGCGGAGATCTTCGGCGACCTGTCCACACCGGAGCGGCTCGCCGCAGGCGGCAGCGGTACGGACGCCGCCCTGTGGAAGGCGCTGTGCGCGGCCGGCCTACCAGGCGCCGCGGAGGAGACCGGCCTGCTCGGACTCGTCCTGATGCTGGAGGAGCAGGGCCGTACGACGGCGCAGGTGCCGTTCGCCGCGACCTGTGTGTACGGCCTGCTGGCGATCGGCGCCCACGGCAGCGCGGAGCAGCGGGCACGGCTGCTGCCGCCGCTGCGGACCGGCGAGGCGGTCGCCACCGGGGCCTTCCCGGCGCGACACGGCGGCGTACGGGCCGAGGGCACGGCGGACGGGACGGCGGACCTGACGGCGAACGGGACGGCAGACGGGACGGCGGACCCGACGGCGAACGGGACAGGGCGGCTGACCGGCGTCGTGCCCGTGGTGCCGTGGTTGTGCGCGGCCACCCATGTGCTGGTGCCGGACGGGGCCACGCGGACGCTGTGGCTCGTACGCACCGACGCCCCCGGTGTGCGGCGGGATCCGGTCGAGACCACCGCACCGTGGTCGGCGGGCCGCCTCACCCTGGACGGTGCCCCGGCTGAACGGCTGGGCCCGGACACCCCTGCCGAACCCCTGGCCGCAGACGCCCCTGCCGAACGTCTCGCCCCGCCCGCCCCTGCCGAACGCCTGGTCTCGGACGCCTACGCCTACGCCTACGCCGACATTCTGGCCCTCGCCCGGACGGCCTTCGCCGGGCTCCAGGCCGGGGTCGCGGCCGGCTCCCTGGCCCGCGCGGTGGCCCACACCACCACCCGCGAGCAGTTCGGCCGCCCGCTCTCCACGAACCAGGGTGTGCTGCTGCGCGCCGCCGACGCCCACATGGACATCGAGGCCATCCGGGTCACGGCCTATGAGGCGGCCTGGCGCCGGGACGCGGGCCTGGACGCCGGACCGCATGCGCTGACCGCCGCCTGGTGGGCGTCCGAGGCGGGCACCCGTGTGGTGCATACCGGCCAGCATCTGCACGGCGGCATCGGCGCCGACCTCGACCACCCCGTCCACCGGCACTTCCTCTGGGGCAGACAGCTCGCCGGATACCTCGGCCCGGGCGCCGAAATCCTGGAGCAGTTGGGCGAGTTACTCACCGGGGAGCGCCCGGCGACGACCGGCAGCGCGGAGCCTGCCGACCGCCCGGCATTCGCCAATGACTCAACCCCCGCCCCCCGCCCGACCCCATCCCCCCGGACGGAGGCCCCATGA
- a CDS encoding lipid-transfer protein, with protein MSVRRPDSLGGRAAIAGIGATEFSKDSGRSELQLAVEAVRAALDDAGLTPADVDGLVTFTMDTNPEITVAQAAGIGELSFFSRVHYGGGAACATVQQAALAVATGIAEVVVCYRAFNERSGRRFGSGVQQREPSAEGAALGWNLPFGLLTPASWVAMAAQRYLHTYGLTPDAFGPVAVTDRRHAARNPAAYFYGKPITLADHAAARWIVEPLRLLDCCQETDGAQAIVVTSPERARTLPHPPALITAAAQGAGRAQEQMTSFYRDGLTGLPEITVVARQLWRTAGLTPADIDVAILYDHFTPFVLMQLEEFGFCAPGEASDFVAADLLPLNTHGGQLGEAYLHGMNGIAEAVRQLRGTSVNQAGTPAHVLVTAGTGVPTSGLVLGADR; from the coding sequence ATGAGCGTCCGCCGCCCCGACTCTCTAGGTGGCCGGGCCGCCATCGCCGGTATCGGCGCGACCGAGTTCTCCAAGGACTCCGGCCGCAGTGAGCTGCAACTGGCCGTCGAGGCGGTACGGGCCGCGCTCGACGATGCCGGGCTGACGCCCGCGGACGTCGACGGGCTGGTCACCTTCACCATGGACACCAACCCGGAGATCACCGTCGCCCAGGCGGCCGGTATCGGCGAGCTCTCGTTCTTCTCCCGGGTCCACTACGGGGGCGGCGCGGCCTGCGCCACCGTCCAGCAGGCAGCTCTCGCGGTCGCCACCGGAATCGCCGAAGTCGTCGTCTGCTACCGGGCGTTCAACGAGCGCTCCGGCCGCCGCTTCGGCTCCGGCGTACAGCAGCGGGAGCCGTCCGCCGAGGGCGCGGCGCTCGGCTGGAACCTCCCCTTCGGCCTGCTCACCCCGGCCTCCTGGGTCGCCATGGCCGCCCAGCGCTACCTCCACACCTACGGGCTGACCCCGGACGCCTTCGGCCCGGTCGCCGTCACCGACCGCCGCCACGCCGCCCGCAATCCGGCCGCGTACTTCTACGGCAAGCCCATCACCCTCGCCGACCACGCCGCCGCCCGCTGGATCGTCGAACCCCTGCGGCTGCTGGACTGCTGCCAGGAGACGGACGGCGCCCAGGCGATCGTGGTGACCTCGCCCGAGCGGGCCCGTACGCTGCCGCACCCGCCGGCGCTGATCACGGCCGCGGCACAGGGCGCGGGCCGCGCCCAGGAGCAGATGACCAGCTTCTACCGCGACGGTCTGACCGGCCTCCCCGAGATCACCGTGGTAGCCCGCCAGCTCTGGCGCACCGCCGGCCTCACCCCCGCCGATATCGACGTCGCGATCCTCTACGACCACTTCACCCCGTTCGTGCTGATGCAGCTGGAGGAGTTCGGCTTCTGCGCGCCCGGCGAGGCCTCGGACTTCGTCGCCGCGGACCTGCTCCCCCTGAACACCCACGGCGGCCAGCTCGGCGAGGCCTACCTGCACGGGATGAACGGCATCGCCGAGGCCGTCCGCCAGCTCCGCGGCACCTCCGTCAACCAGGCGGGCACCCCCGCGCATGTGCTGGTCACCGCGGGTACGGGCGTGCCGACCTCGGGGCTGGTCCTCGGCGCGGACCGCTGA
- a CDS encoding SigE family RNA polymerase sigma factor, with amino-acid sequence MTTPVCTSASTAAVFPTFSSYVRARGPVLLRAARSMSPNPNDAEDLLQTALTKTYVAWDRIEDHRALDGYVRRALINTRTSQWRKRKVEEFAVDEIPEPDPLPAPDPAELQGLRDAMWRAVMRLPARQRAMVVLRYYEDLSEAQTAEVMEVSIGTVKSAVSRALAKLRDDPELAMLSS; translated from the coding sequence ATGACCACGCCAGTGTGCACCAGCGCTTCGACCGCCGCTGTGTTCCCGACGTTCTCGTCCTATGTACGGGCCCGGGGGCCGGTCCTGCTGCGCGCCGCGCGGTCGATGTCTCCCAACCCGAACGACGCCGAGGACCTCCTCCAGACGGCGCTGACCAAGACCTATGTGGCCTGGGACCGGATCGAGGACCACCGCGCCCTGGACGGCTACGTCCGCCGCGCGCTGATCAACACCCGTACCTCCCAGTGGCGCAAGCGCAAGGTCGAGGAATTCGCCGTCGACGAGATCCCGGAGCCGGACCCGCTGCCGGCTCCCGACCCGGCCGAACTCCAGGGACTGCGCGACGCGATGTGGCGCGCCGTGATGCGACTGCCCGCCCGTCAGCGGGCCATGGTCGTCCTCAGGTATTACGAGGACCTCAGCGAGGCCCAGACCGCCGAGGTCATGGAGGTCTCGATCGGCACGGTCAAGAGCGCCGTCTCCCGCGCCCTGGCCAAACTCCGGGATGACCCTGAGCTGGCGATGCTCTCGTCCTGA
- a CDS encoding methyltransferase domain-containing protein yields the protein MTSYPAAPDEALGDLLDRIAGQLGSPAPAHLRAALRAVPRHLFLPSTLWLRDGNGGHEPCDRESAPDQWWRAAYSDAPLVTQFAEGPDGDRVPSSSASMPSVVVRMLKALNVRPGHSVLEIGTGTGFNAALLSFVCGPENVTSLDVDPELTRRAQRALKACGRQPEVICADGAGGWQPNAPYDRIIATCSVRTVPLAWLEQTVTGGLLVIPWDTPWCNFGTLLATKQADGTAEGTLAPYGSFMLLRAQQVDAELRAGVPFAGQEPECSTTAVSPWAVAGNDLDAQMYIGLRVPGVWHVWDTEVDEAHTRLLLADGRTSSWACVDYDGQQTSAFAVAQYGTRKLWDEVVRAYEEYVAAGRPGVHRHRLRITPDGRSTRHEVSVPA from the coding sequence TTGACCTCGTATCCGGCCGCCCCTGACGAAGCCCTCGGCGATCTGCTGGACCGGATCGCCGGGCAGCTCGGCTCCCCCGCCCCCGCTCACCTGCGGGCCGCCCTGCGTGCCGTACCCCGCCACCTCTTCCTGCCGTCCACACTCTGGTTGCGCGACGGGAACGGCGGCCACGAGCCCTGTGACCGGGAGAGCGCCCCCGACCAGTGGTGGCGCGCGGCATACAGCGACGCCCCTCTGGTCACCCAGTTCGCGGAGGGGCCCGACGGCGACCGCGTCCCGTCCTCCTCGGCGTCGATGCCCAGTGTGGTCGTACGGATGCTGAAGGCGCTCAACGTGCGGCCGGGGCACTCGGTGTTGGAGATCGGTACCGGCACCGGGTTCAACGCGGCCCTGCTGTCCTTCGTCTGCGGCCCGGAGAACGTGACCTCGCTCGACGTCGACCCCGAGCTGACGCGCCGCGCACAGCGGGCCCTGAAGGCCTGCGGCCGGCAGCCCGAGGTGATCTGCGCGGATGGCGCGGGCGGCTGGCAGCCGAACGCCCCCTACGACCGGATCATCGCCACCTGCTCCGTCCGGACCGTGCCGCTCGCGTGGCTGGAGCAGACCGTGACCGGCGGTCTCCTCGTCATCCCGTGGGACACCCCCTGGTGCAACTTCGGGACTCTCCTCGCCACGAAGCAGGCAGACGGAACCGCCGAGGGGACGCTCGCCCCCTACGGGTCCTTCATGCTCCTGCGCGCCCAGCAGGTCGACGCCGAGCTGCGAGCCGGCGTCCCCTTTGCAGGCCAGGAGCCCGAGTGCTCCACGACGGCGGTGTCCCCCTGGGCCGTTGCCGGGAACGACCTCGACGCACAGATGTACATCGGCCTCCGCGTGCCGGGAGTTTGGCACGTGTGGGACACCGAAGTGGACGAGGCCCATACGCGGCTCTTGCTGGCCGACGGCCGGACGTCCAGCTGGGCCTGCGTGGACTACGACGGACAGCAGACGTCGGCCTTCGCCGTGGCCCAGTACGGCACGAGGAAGTTGTGGGACGAGGTGGTCCGGGCCTACGAGGAGTACGTGGCCGCCGGCCGTCCCGGCGTGCACCGGCACCGGCTGCGGATCACCCCGGACGGCCGGAGCACGCGCCATGAGGTGAGCGTCCCGGCCTGA
- a CDS encoding GyrI-like domain-containing protein, with amino-acid sequence MTAKYDVKRHFKQCYAPKNTDWEIVDIPELHFLAIDGHGDPNTSGAYRHAVEALYAVAYTAKFASKGDLDKDFVVGPLEGLWWADDMDDFLARRKDNWRWRLLISVPDWITGGMIEDARDTALTKKKFPAITDVRSETLHEGTSAQVLHIGSYDDETPILTRLHHEYLPANNLREAGLHHEIYLSDPRRTDPAKLRTILRQPVEARSSRPGS; translated from the coding sequence ATGACTGCCAAGTACGACGTCAAACGCCACTTCAAGCAGTGCTACGCGCCCAAGAACACTGACTGGGAAATCGTCGACATCCCCGAGCTCCACTTCCTCGCCATCGACGGGCACGGCGATCCAAACACCAGCGGCGCGTACCGCCACGCGGTCGAGGCGCTCTACGCCGTCGCCTATACCGCCAAGTTCGCGAGCAAAGGAGACCTTGACAAGGACTTCGTCGTGGGCCCACTGGAGGGACTGTGGTGGGCGGATGACATGGATGACTTCCTGGCCAGACGCAAGGACAACTGGCGATGGAGACTTCTCATCAGCGTCCCCGATTGGATCACTGGCGGCATGATCGAAGACGCCAGGGACACCGCCCTGACCAAGAAGAAATTTCCGGCCATTACGGATGTGCGGTCAGAGACGCTGCACGAGGGCACCAGCGCCCAGGTCCTCCACATCGGCTCTTACGACGACGAGACACCGATTCTGACCAGGCTGCACCACGAATACCTCCCCGCCAACAACTTGCGGGAGGCGGGATTGCACCACGAGATCTACCTCAGTGACCCACGCAGGACCGACCCCGCCAAGCTCAGGACGATTCTGCGGCAACCAGTGGAAGCGCGGTCGAGCCGGCCCGGCAGTTGA
- a CDS encoding helix-turn-helix domain-containing protein produces MTDGPPRTTISAWRPSVPGIAEVFHAHFTEHAYPSHTHDTWALMILNDGAVDFALDRHRHDATGSGTVVLLPPGVSHDGRTVTANGFRKRVLYLDATVLPEELTGRAVDGPVFGDELLRHRIHQLHTALGHAGDGFEAESRLAFIRERLHGHLDARRPTRTPGREANRLASALRELLDARLPAGLSLQEAAAALHAHPTHLIRCFKQTYGLPPHAYLTGKRIERARGLLLDGRRPAEVAATVGFHDQAHLHRHFTRHVGTTPARYAATPRRRSS; encoded by the coding sequence ATGACAGACGGCCCGCCCCGTACGACGATCAGCGCATGGCGCCCGTCCGTGCCAGGAATCGCCGAGGTCTTCCACGCGCACTTCACCGAGCACGCGTATCCGTCCCACACCCATGACACGTGGGCCCTGATGATCCTCAACGACGGAGCGGTCGACTTCGCCCTGGACCGCCACCGTCATGACGCGACCGGCAGCGGCACCGTTGTCCTGCTGCCGCCCGGTGTCTCCCACGACGGCAGAACGGTCACCGCGAACGGCTTCCGCAAGCGCGTGCTCTACCTCGACGCGACCGTGCTCCCGGAGGAACTGACCGGCCGGGCGGTGGACGGCCCGGTCTTCGGCGACGAGCTGCTACGGCACCGCATCCACCAGCTGCACACGGCCCTGGGGCACGCGGGCGACGGGTTCGAGGCGGAGTCCCGGCTGGCCTTCATCCGGGAACGGCTGCACGGGCACCTGGACGCGCGGCGACCGACGCGTACGCCGGGCAGGGAGGCGAACCGGCTGGCCAGCGCGTTGCGCGAGCTGCTGGACGCCCGGCTGCCGGCCGGCCTCTCCCTCCAGGAGGCGGCCGCCGCCCTGCACGCCCACCCCACCCACCTGATCCGCTGCTTCAAGCAGACCTACGGGCTGCCGCCGCACGCCTACCTCACCGGCAAGCGCATCGAGCGGGCCCGGGGGCTCCTGCTCGACGGCCGCCGCCCGGCCGAGGTCGCGGCAACCGTCGGCTTCCACGACCAGGCCCATCTGCACCGCCACTTCACCCGCCACGTGGGCACGACACCGGCGCGCTACGCGGCCACGCCACGGCGCCGCTCGTCATGA
- a CDS encoding cupin domain-containing protein codes for MTTHPVPVNLVDKFAQFSDLWSQKTIARLNDYEVKLAKMKGEFIWHTHDDTDELFLVVRGRLTLQLRDGDVVLGPGELFVVPQGVEHCPVADEETDVLLLEPTGTPNTGDAGGPRTKAPEPLA; via the coding sequence ATGACCACTCACCCCGTGCCCGTGAATCTCGTCGACAAGTTTGCGCAGTTCAGCGACCTGTGGTCGCAGAAGACGATCGCCCGGCTCAACGACTACGAGGTCAAACTCGCCAAGATGAAGGGCGAGTTCATCTGGCACACCCACGACGACACCGACGAACTGTTCCTGGTCGTCCGCGGCCGGCTCACCCTCCAGCTCCGGGACGGCGATGTGGTGCTCGGCCCCGGCGAACTGTTCGTGGTCCCGCAGGGCGTCGAGCACTGCCCGGTGGCCGACGAGGAGACCGATGTCCTGCTCCTCGAACCGACCGGCACGCCCAACACGGGCGACGCGGGCGGACCGAGGACCAAGGCCCCCGAGCCCCTCGCCTGA
- a CDS encoding DUF397 domain-containing protein, whose amino-acid sequence MTRNPPVGSEPQLVWIKSSYSSNDGPACVEVAPTPSTIHIRDSKNPDGPQLHLQPAAWVDFVAYAATTG is encoded by the coding sequence ATGACCCGCAACCCTCCTGTCGGAAGTGAACCCCAACTCGTGTGGATCAAGAGCAGCTACAGCAGCAACGACGGCCCCGCATGCGTTGAGGTCGCCCCCACCCCCTCCACCATCCACATCCGCGACTCCAAGAACCCCGACGGGCCGCAGCTGCACCTCCAGCCCGCCGCCTGGGTCGACTTCGTCGCGTACGCCGCCACTACGGGCTGA
- a CDS encoding helix-turn-helix domain-containing protein, producing MSIDGTDEAGWEPDPEDETRAVVEAVGRQLKLWREAAGLRPAELGKALGYGENLIYKIERGARIPRPELLDKADEVLDAGGKIAAMKKDVERARYPKKVRDLEKLETKAVELGAYGNHNINGLLQTEEYSRALYDMRRPSYSQDEIERHVAARMARQKIFERQPLTTLTFVQEEVTLRRPLGGRMVMRRQLERVLEMGQLRHVEIQVMPTEREDHAGMSGELQLLKLGDGSAVGHWEGQLTNRVISNPKELRILELRYGIIRSQALTPRESLAFVEKVLAET from the coding sequence ATGAGTATTGACGGCACGGACGAGGCAGGTTGGGAGCCAGATCCGGAAGACGAGACGCGGGCCGTCGTCGAAGCTGTCGGGCGGCAGCTCAAGCTGTGGCGCGAGGCCGCCGGGCTACGACCCGCCGAGCTCGGGAAGGCCCTTGGGTACGGGGAAAACCTGATCTACAAGATCGAGCGCGGTGCACGTATCCCCCGCCCCGAGCTTCTCGACAAGGCTGATGAGGTGCTGGACGCGGGCGGCAAGATCGCCGCGATGAAGAAGGACGTGGAACGGGCCCGGTACCCGAAGAAGGTCCGGGACCTGGAGAAGCTGGAGACCAAGGCGGTCGAGCTCGGCGCGTACGGCAATCACAACATCAACGGCCTCTTGCAGACAGAGGAGTACTCACGAGCCCTCTATGACATGCGGCGGCCCTCCTATTCGCAGGACGAGATTGAGCGACACGTCGCGGCCCGCATGGCGCGGCAGAAGATCTTCGAGCGTCAGCCGCTCACCACGCTCACGTTCGTCCAAGAAGAGGTGACGCTCAGGCGCCCCCTCGGGGGCAGAATGGTGATGCGTCGACAGCTCGAACGGGTCTTGGAGATGGGCCAGTTACGCCACGTGGAGATCCAAGTGATGCCAACGGAGCGCGAAGACCATGCCGGAATGAGCGGCGAGCTTCAACTGCTCAAGCTAGGTGACGGCTCAGCGGTGGGCCACTGGGAGGGGCAGCTGACCAACCGCGTGATCTCTAACCCCAAGGAACTCCGAATCCTTGAGCTGCGGTATGGAATCATCCGATCGCAGGCTCTCACCCCTCGTGAGTCACTGGCCTTCGTCGAGAAAGTGCTGGCAGAGACATGA